In Fusarium pseudograminearum CS3096 chromosome 1, whole genome shotgun sequence, one genomic interval encodes:
- the TRI1 gene encoding TRI1 produces MAIISTLSDVRLDMLAYFVAFVFVVSVVRKKLAPKPSAYLLNPRRWYEFTDARAVSEVLHTTRQTLEEWFHKHPTTPVRLTTDFGEMTFLPPTLADEIKSDKRLSFIKAANDSAFHTEIPGFEPFREGGRNEAGLIKEVIHGQLKKTLNKMTFPLAQETQLAVEHYLGANKEWHKIRLRDALLPLVTRISTRIFLGEDLCQNDKWISITSEYAANSLEVANRLRVWPKYMRYVVSYFSPGCGILRNQVKNARELITPIVERRRSEEKGKEYNDSLGWFEKTAKQAYNPAATQLFLSAVSVHTTTDLICQCLEDIAAHPEIIKPLQEEIRRVIAEEGWNTKAMYKMFLLDSVFKETQRLKPIQVASMVREAQSNITLSDGTFIPKGHQIAVSCHNMRDGRIYENPEKWDGYRFFRERQQSAREDKVQLSSTSVEHMGFGYGEHACPGRFFAAKQVKIVMMYLLLNYEWKIPEGPEPQLMAWCTTWVTDPDYEVLMRRKDKDDPCLRLELVQDD; encoded by the exons ATGGCTATCATCAGCACCTTGTCGGATGTCCGGCTGGATATGCTGGCATATTTTGTTGCATTTGTCTTCGTAGTATCCGTCGTACGAAAGAAGCTGGCCCCGAAACCCAGCGCATACTTGCTCAACCCCAGACGCTGGTACGAGTTTACCGATGCTCGTGCAGTCTCAGAAGTCCTTCACACCACCCGCCAAACCCTCGAAGAATGGTTCCACAAGCACCCAACAACTCCTGTCCGCCTGACAACCGATTTCGGCGAAATGACCTTTTTGCCTCCCACTCTGGCCGATGAAATCAAGAGTGATAAGCgcctcagcttcatcaaggCAGCTAACGATTCG GCATTCCACACTGAAATTCCCGGTTTTGAGCCTTTCCGTGAGGGCGGAAGAAATGAGGCAGGACTGATCAAGGAGGTTATTCACGGTCAATTGAAGAAAACTCTGA ACAAGATGACCTTTCCATTGGCTCAAGAAACCCAGCTGGCTGTTGAACACTACCTCGGTGCTAACAAGG AATGGCACAAGATTCGACTCAGAGACGCACTGCTACCCCTGGTCACCAGAATCTCAACACGTATCTTTTTGGGTGAAGATCTATGCCAAAACGACAAATGGATTAGCATCACTTCGGAATACGCTGCCAACAGTCTCGAGGTCGCAAACCGCCTGCGCGTCTGGCCCAAGTACATGCGTTACGTCGTTTCATACTTCTCTCCAGGATGCGGAATTCTACGAAACCAGGTCAAGAATGCTCGCGAACTAATCACTCCCATTGTTGAACGCCGTCGATCCGAGGAAAAGGGTAAGGAATACAATGATTCTCTGGGCTGGTTTGAGAAGACTGCCAAACAAGCGTACAACCCTGCTGCTACTCAACTATTCCTTTCTGCCGTATCTGTCCACACCACCACCGATCTCATCTGCCAATGTTTGGAAGATATTGCCGCTCACCCTGAAATCATCAAGCCCCTGCAGGAAGAGATCAGGAGAGTTATTGCCGAAGAAGGGTGGAACACGAAGGCTATGTACAAGATgttccttcttgacagcgtATTTAAGGAAACCCAGCGATTGAAACCCATCCAAGTTG CTTCAATGGTGCGAGAAGCACAGTCCAATATCACACTCTCCGACGGCACATTTATCCCCAAGGGTCATCAGATTGCTGTCTCCTGTCACAACATGCGCGATGGAAGGATCTACGAGAACCCTGAAAAGTGGGATGGTTACCGATTCTTCCGTGAGAGACAACAATCCGCCAGAGAAGACAAGGTCCAGCTATCTTCGACCAGTGTTGAACACATGGGCTTCGGTTACGGAGAACACGCCTGCCCTGGTCGCTTCTTTGCCGCCAAGCaagtcaagattgtcatgATGTACCTTTTGCTCAACTACGAGTGGAAGATTCCTGAAGGTCCCGAGCCACAACTGATGGCCTGGTGCACCACTTGGGTTACGGATCCAGACTATGAAGTGCTAAtgcgaagaaaagacaaagatgatccTTGTCTGCGATTGGAATTGGTACAGGATGATTAG